A single Pseudoalteromonas phenolica DNA region contains:
- the dxs gene encoding 1-deoxy-D-xylulose-5-phosphate synthase — MKLDSSKYPLLALVDEPAQLRQLPQPQLGKLSDELRDYLLNSVSQSSGHLASGLGTVELTVALHYVYNTPEDRLIWDVGHQAYPHKILTGRRDAMHTIRQKDGLHPFPFREESEYDTFSVGHSSTSISAALGMSIAAQKEGKGRKTVAVIGDGAITAGMAFEAMNHAGDIKSDMLIILNDNEMSISENVGALNNHFARILSGSFYTNIREGSKKILSGVPTVKELASRMEEHLKGMVIPGTFFEELGLNYIGPIDGHDVNMLVDTLRNMRNLKGPQILHIKTQKGKGYKPAEADPIGYHGVPKFDPSVHSLPKSKPGAPTFSKVFGDWLCDMAAQDPKLMAITPAMREGSGMVRFSKEFPEQYFDVAIAEQHAVTLGAGFACEGLKPVVAIYSSFLQRAYDQLIHDVALQNLPVLFAIDRAGIVGADGETHQGAYDLSFMRCIPNMIIMAPSDTNECRQMLYTGYQCNQPVAVRYPRGSAGDSDVQTQMQAYEIGKGNVIRKGEKVAILSFGTLLHNAKQAAENLNTTLVDMRFVKPLDEALLVELSKTHDRFVCLEDNAIAGGAGSAVMEFLGSQGIQTPVTLFGIPDEFIKHGTQDEMHAEMGLCANSIEQRINALL; from the coding sequence ATGAAACTGGACAGTAGCAAGTACCCATTACTCGCCTTGGTTGATGAACCGGCGCAATTACGTCAATTACCACAGCCCCAACTGGGTAAGCTGAGCGACGAATTAAGAGATTACTTACTTAATTCGGTTTCTCAGAGCAGTGGTCACTTGGCTTCAGGCTTAGGCACCGTCGAACTGACTGTGGCTTTACATTACGTTTATAACACACCTGAAGATAGATTAATCTGGGATGTAGGCCATCAAGCGTATCCACACAAAATCTTAACCGGTCGTCGTGATGCTATGCATACGATCCGTCAAAAAGATGGGTTACACCCTTTTCCTTTCCGAGAAGAAAGTGAATACGATACCTTCAGTGTTGGGCATTCAAGTACCTCGATTTCAGCTGCATTAGGTATGTCAATTGCTGCACAGAAAGAAGGTAAAGGCCGTAAAACCGTTGCAGTGATAGGTGATGGTGCGATCACCGCTGGTATGGCGTTCGAAGCCATGAATCACGCCGGAGATATAAAATCCGACATGCTGATTATCTTAAATGATAATGAGATGTCTATCTCTGAAAATGTAGGCGCACTAAACAACCACTTTGCACGCATTCTTTCTGGTAGCTTTTATACAAATATTCGCGAAGGCAGTAAGAAAATTCTTTCTGGTGTACCGACTGTTAAAGAGCTTGCCAGCCGTATGGAAGAGCATTTAAAGGGCATGGTGATACCTGGTACTTTCTTCGAAGAGCTTGGTTTAAATTACATTGGTCCAATTGATGGTCACGACGTCAATATGTTGGTTGATACGCTAAGAAATATGCGTAATCTGAAAGGCCCTCAGATCTTGCACATCAAGACGCAAAAAGGTAAAGGTTACAAACCAGCTGAAGCCGACCCAATTGGTTACCACGGCGTACCAAAGTTCGATCCTAGCGTGCACAGCTTGCCAAAGTCTAAACCAGGCGCTCCTACTTTTTCAAAAGTATTTGGTGATTGGTTATGTGACATGGCAGCGCAAGATCCTAAGCTTATGGCGATTACGCCAGCGATGCGTGAAGGTTCAGGTATGGTGCGTTTCTCAAAAGAGTTTCCTGAGCAGTATTTTGATGTTGCCATTGCAGAGCAGCATGCTGTAACACTAGGTGCAGGTTTCGCATGTGAAGGCCTTAAACCTGTAGTTGCTATCTACTCAAGTTTCTTACAACGTGCTTATGACCAACTTATTCACGATGTCGCGCTACAAAATTTACCAGTACTGTTTGCAATTGACCGCGCAGGTATTGTAGGCGCTGACGGTGAAACTCACCAAGGTGCTTATGATTTAAGCTTTATGCGCTGTATTCCAAACATGATCATCATGGCACCAAGTGATACCAACGAATGCCGTCAGATGCTTTACACAGGTTACCAGTGTAACCAGCCTGTTGCGGTGCGTTACCCTCGCGGTAGTGCCGGTGACAGTGATGTACAAACTCAGATGCAAGCATATGAAATTGGTAAAGGCAATGTGATCCGTAAAGGTGAGAAAGTGGCCATCTTAAGCTTTGGCACACTTCTTCATAATGCCAAGCAAGCCGCTGAAAACTTAAATACAACTTTAGTTGATATGCGATTTGTTAAGCCGCTTGATGAAGCTTTACTTGTTGAGCTAAGCAAAACTCATGACCGCTTTGTTTGTCTTGAAGATAATGCCATTGCCGGTGGTGCTGGCAGTGCTGTTATGGAGTTTCTTGGCTCACAAGGTATACAAACGCCTGTGACGTTATTTGGTATTCCTGATGAGTTCATCAAGCACGGTACGCAAGATGAAATGCATGCAGAAATGGGCTTATGTGCTAATTCAATCGAGCAGCGTATTAACGCGCTACTTTAA